The window aatataccccccaggctctgataccagacACGCCCACGAATTTCCTATATGGATTCTTTAGTATATTGGTTATTAAACAGATGGATTCCTTCCTTTAATTTTTGTCCATTACTTTTAGTTTTATTTcagaatttataatatttattaaatttataatattttttttatattagttGAATTAATATAAatggattaaaatttataaaaaaaaataaaagggtaaaattatccattgattattttgtattttctcGTATTGTAGTTATCAAATACACTAATTACATTCACACTTAATTTTTAGTAGAAACCAAATACTTTATAGCTTAATTTTTTAAACCTTTATAATATTCAGCAGTTAAACTATTTATTGATcaacacttaattttcagttttatcaggCAGCACCTAAAAGTATTAATGAGCCGAATAATTTCACTCATTACTAACTTACCATGAATGGAAATTTTCCCGTGTTAGAATCTATGTATAACTATTAATAATACGTTTATtagaaatatttataataataataaaatactctAATTATAACAGCGAAAAATACGCTAACTAGAATCATTTATAATGATTACAAAgcttattattaaaaatatttataatgatttGGATTGAACAGAGCACTATAAACCAGTAGAGTTTAATGAATAACACTCTTAACTTTACAAATTAAAGAAGGAAACTAACAAAATTAAACCCTCAGTAAGTGATAACAAAAATGATGCCACTTATCAAGTGCATATTCAACTGAATCATATTAGAGCATCATATAATAGCTAAAAGCCATTTGTTTAGAGATGTAAACAAAATCATGGAAGCAAGAATAAATCAATACATGAAAACCATTTAATTGCGCATGAAAGAGCATATTCAGAATTGAAACAAAGTTCAACTAAGTAGATCAAAACTTGGCTACTAAGATCAGTGCCAGGATTTGAAGGAAGGGGGCAAAACtctatgtaaatttttttaagacaaaataacattaattgaaaaaaaatatactttagtaCATATTTGTTATTCGATAAAATCATGGAAGCAAGAATAAATCAATACATGAAAACCATTTAATTGCGTATGAAAGAGCATATTCATAATTGAAACAAAGTTCAACTAAGTAGATCACAACTTGGCTACTAAGATCAGtgccaggatttgagggaggggggcaaaactctatgtaaaatttttttagacaaaatagcattaatggaaaaaaaattatactttagTACATATTTGCTATTCGATACAAAATgtcttaaaatatataaaaaaaaaaaactcttctgCTTAGCAACTCAAGATATAATATTACAGCAAAAAGGCACAATAATATtagctttagccttagttgaaATTATCATacattaatataagatctatctTTGGGTTTTAGACACCTAATAAAATGATGATTGAATTTACATCAAAAACTCGAAGCATAAAACACTGAATTTCTCAGATGAAACTACCTTAGCTTGTGGAAATATTCCACACCATGAAGAATGTCATAGAAAGAAGAACATAACAAGTGATATacgaaaaaaaaattgtgcatCAAAAGTAAAACCTGAAATTTCAAGAAGCACCAATTACCAgattgaaaatagaaaaaaaaaagtatatcatttatttctattGGCAGAAAAGGGAATCAAGTACTAAAAGCAGTTAAATTCAGTTGACGATTAtaataatttcatatatattatcTATATAACAATATTTGAATCATTTAAGAGATATAAAATGCAGTCCAAGTACCTTAGCTCTACATCAATTGTGCATATATTCTGGTTAACATTTAGAGGTacatccatatatatatatatatagagggtgAAGCTATATGTATAAAGAGTTTCTATATATCCCTTGTTTTCAAGAATTATAAATGTGGAAGGATATATCagataagaaaattacataTTATATAGTTCTCTTGCCACTCAACTCAAATTTTACCACTAATTTCCTCTGAGGTTTATAATTGCTTTATATATGCACAAAAGCTATGAATTAAACTAAACAATACAAAACGAGGCAAGATCTAAGGAAACCATGAAGGCCTGGCTTTAGCACAGAAAAGCTTCTAGTTACAATGGTTGGACCTgaagaaaaatcaaatttaagaTCATTACATAAAGAAGGATTAGCAAAATTAACTTCAGGCTAAAATCCCAAGAATGGTAGAATATTGTCTCCGTCTTGGGTAAAAAATATAGTCCTTTTGACAACTTCACTACTGCCAAGAACAACATAGTCTTCACCCACTGTTCTATGTGATCTAAATAGGATACAAGCTAACAACTACATATACACCATTGCTAAGTATATAAATATGCAACACATATATGCTATGGACTGGCACTTTTGCGGTTTTTGGCCTTATTGACGAAGATGGACAAAAGGGCCTGCTTGTTGTTGGATGGTTTGTTAATGGGCTATCAATTGCTGGGATTCTTGATATACCAAGATCAAATGTCTGAACTGTTTTCACTTCTATTGCTGTTTcaagattttattttacaagTCCTTGAATTTGACTAtcctttcttttattttaatttttgggcctatgAAGGAGAATTTTGATATAGAATAGTTATTTTCAAGTatgaaaaaacaataataaaaggATCTATGTACTGTAAgggatttttttataaatgagCTGTACAGTTTCTTCACATTTGGTAATGGGCAGAATTTCTTAATAAATAAGGTCTCTCTCTCACAATTCTCATCAAAGCTAATAGCTCaaggtctctctctctctctctctctcccagCAATTAAGCACTCCTGAGGTAAGTATCTTTCCACaatttctttttatgttttcatgTCTTTCCACAAAACTGTTTCAGAGAGTGTTTTTACAAGACCATTTTGTTGTCTTTCAAACTTTTTGTTAAAGTTTCACAGACTGATGACACAGTTTTCCATTACCCTTTACGaaaagtttttgttaaaatcaaatcaacaACATGTATGACATCTGATCTTGAAGATTGGATCAAATAGATGTTTAAAtgtcaattcttttgttttgtggtAATTCCATCTGATCTTGAAGATTAGATCAGAGTGTTTTCACACACAAATAAATGAGATCAAATAGTGTTTTTACACAAACAAAAACTTTGAAGACTGATGCATGAATGACACAGTTAAAATCGTAATCATTCTTCTGCACATTATTTTTTGGCTTAATCTAATATTACTGCCAAatcagttttttattttaatattgtttttgaATCCCTAATTTTGGttgtttctttattttttaacttGGCAGTAATGGACAGTTTATAatctaattttaatattatttttgaatATCTCTTCTATCCTAATTTtggttgttgttttttttttttttttttttaactatgaCAGTAAAAATTGCTACTATATATTCTCGCTCTTCTCTCATCTGCTTGAATTTTCATTGTTAAATAAACACAGGAAAAAAGGGTAATGCATCAGTTTATAATCTGAAATTACAGACAAAttagtttattaatttaatattattttttaatcatttCTTATACTGCCATTTTATAATTTTGCTTGAATTTTCATTTAATCATGAATAAACACAGAAAATGGATCATGAATCATCTAAGAAATATGggtttattaatttaatattattttttaatcatttttaTACTTCCATATCACTTTATTACAGTCATATGAGTTTATTTTTCaaacattttttataattttgcttGAATTTTCATTGTAATATAAACACAGGAAATGAATCATGAATCATGTTATGTTAGATCAGGAAACCGAGATGATGCAAGAAATATGGACTTGAGCTTGAAACTGGGTTTACCGTATCAAAATGATAATCAACAACAACATGTTCTTCCTGCTCCCAACTTTAACTTCATTAATCCCTTTACTGCTCATCAGGTATTAATAACTACTGTTTACTTTGATTGAGTGAGGATAATTTATTCATGAATCTAATGATACAAGTAGGCATTACAATAaactaaaattgtaaaaaaaacatgaaattcttaCTTTTTGAATTACATTTAtcaattggtgcaaaaatatataaacaaaacATTGGCCTTTCATGActaatatttgaaatttatctaatttaattaaactTAGGACAAAAAACTTGTTAATTTTGGACCATTAAGAGCATCTCGGTTTCtcacaaaaaaaacaaagaaaaaaaactataaagaacttttagtttattctctaaagaaatataaacaattagcttttaatctttaaaagtataagaaaaaaatatatcatctcTAACAATACTTCTCATATTCATtacttatttgttttttattattaaaattatttaccaACAATAAGAAGAAATAAATTAGAGAAAGCACTGTTGATTCGAGGAGTGACTAAAAGTCTATAATCTATTTGAATTAGTTTTTAacataaactctttaaaatttaacttaaaaataCAGTAGAAGAATCTCTTGAAAATAATCTAACTCTTATATTTCCTGCCATATCATAAGACTCGTTTAGCTAAAACTTTGACTTTGAAGTGTCATGTCATTGTTAAATTCCGCCATAGCAAATAATTAAAATCGACAGCTTAGATTTAAAGtgtgtaattttttattagGCCCAATATTTCTCTAATTTCTCCCATTATGATGTACAtaccactatatatatatatatatatatatatttatatatattcatcaaataaatattttacacACTGATTAACATAAGAAAATACACTTATAcgattttataatatatatatatatatcccaaAGATGGAGGAAAATTCCAAAACAAAAGAACTCAAGTCAAGTgttttatctataattatattaattaaaattcaaaaatatataaatactaGGAATTAGGAAAACACCAAGTAAtacttataaatattatattattaccGGCTACCGGTTGCCATAACGCCACATTAAtatctaacaataagcaacacACTTCTTCTTGCAGTCCATAGTGCATCCGCCACCGCCTCCATCGCCGCCATAACCCTTCCCTGACCGGCTATAAGAGGTGAAACACTTAGCCGGACACCTAAGCTTCTTCTTGTAACACGACCCCTTTTCTTTGCACACAACCGTATGCCTTACAATACCACCTTTTGAATACCCTCCATTCAGAGCTCCATATCCAGATCCATACCCGCCTCCGATGATCCCTTTTCCCAAGTTCTAAAAATATTCTGAGTTCTAAAAATATTCTGTTTAATACTTCACTTTTATtggttatatatacatattaagTGAAAAAAAACCAACTAAAAGTATTATTACCATAAAAATTTCAATAATTAAGTATTTTTTGTTATCGTTAATTTAGAATTGGGATCAACCGAATGACCAGTATCAAACCCTCAACCGGGAAAATATCATTCCACTAATTAAAAAGGGTAAAAGGTCAAAGGTTACATGTTGAATTAGGATTGACAAAAtttataaatgatattttattttttaaaactagtaaaatactaatatttttataaaaaaatgatactaatataatattataaaatttatgtacaaaTTCTCTAAGCATTGAATAAATTTATCATTGATTAAAAAAGAATTATAAAATTCAatatacataaaaattaaaaagtataaaacaTAAACTTCTTGAACTATAACTattattatgattattttctaaacaaaaaaactattattattattactaacatgtaaatataaataaaatagtaacatatttattttataattcaatgaaaaatatgtaatttattatacttttaaatttattttatatatatctcaattttatatactaattaaaatttattaatattataaaggTAAATTAATTTTGGTATAATAATTACAAaacataaaattgaaaaaattaatatatttaaatgatattttaaatatttaattattgtaTGTAATTATCTTAGAATTATAAAATTGCACCTAGCATTTgtctaattaactaattaatatgCATCTTAATTAAAACAGCAATTACCAAACGACAacagaatgataaatattggaGGAAGTCAAGGAAGCATCAATACTATTGGGATGGTCAATATAGCAACTCCAACTCCTATGAACTATGGAGTGATTGATGGTATGGACATTGCATAAAACTCTCAATTACTTTTCTACCTTTAATTagattttaataataaatatagcATTTATTTGCTTTTCATTTATTGggtagtatttattttttttaattgattgagtGACCAgccttttaataataaaaattatcggataattcaatttaaaatttattcaaattaaaataagtcTCATTTGGACTAATAAAGTAAAATATGAAAATTCAAAGTTTAGTCCaacattataaaaaataatgtgttaaaattttatataaaaatatttatattccttttgaataattttgtattatcatatattctttttttgtgtatattaaaaaatatacatgCTCTCAAAtccattcttttttttaattaaagattggttagcgaaGAAGGGCATGCGGCAAACATCCCAGctatttaattgattttttttttcaaatttcaattgtGTTGATATTCAAtacttaaaatttaatatttttttttgaaaattattaaatttttattctttctcactatatttaatgaaaataaattcttcatataattgtataattttttttttcaggaaTGAATAACAGTATTGTAAGCAATATAGGAAATGGTATGCCAAATATGCACTTCAATGCAAGCTCAACCCAAATTGGAAGTCATAGCAATTACTTCATTCATAATGGAAGTCATCATCTTCAATATCACACCACTCCTCTTGCTGTATCTGTTGTTGGAATTCCAATTTTACCCCACCATCAATTTCCTAATAACATCAATTATGGTAGCTAATTTACGTTTTcctttataaaaaattaaagtgaTCACACAATTAGTATTATTCCCTAATAAAAATTCATCAATATAATAGATGAAGGGGGTGATCACATAAGCTCTGCATCATCATCGTCATCTTCTTCAAATTCTCGAAAGGACTCAAGGCAACAACCATTTGGACTCTATATTGATCAAAACAAGAGGTGCACAAATATGAACTGCAATACTAATGTTACTCCTATGTGGAGAAAAGGCCCGCTTGGCCCCAAGGTCATTCTCTCCCTTTCTCTTTTACTATTTCGttacattaatatatatagaaCATAATTGTGGAGTTAGACTCAAAATTCGCGATTGAAGGCTCATGACATAATTTGATAGTGATATGAAATCAGTTACAGATTCTGACTATTCAATATTACCGACGAAATTTATATGCTTAACAATGTACGAATAATTTAATGTACTTTGCGTTTTCACTGTTAGTTTTGGGGTTGATGGATCTTTTGGACATCGTGACTCCCCGTCTCTCCACCCTTGACcacacattgatattataattaaGGAATTAGTATTAAGATCCTTTTGCCCTAGGCGCCACCACTCTGCGGCTAACCTAGATTTGCCGGCCGCCGTCTGGCTGCCATGGCCGCCTCACCAAAACCTAACCCTTCCCTCGGGGACGAGTACGTGGGAATaggagttctcttcaatccaaaatatcgGTTCAACACAGACTTAATCCCTCCTCCTAATCCACAACTCGTTCACCGTTCTTACGCCGGTGTACTCACGAAACAGCCGGAGATTGCTTCTGCGTCGGCGGCGACTATCTCTGAGGTGGGTGGCATTAAGACCATCCAGATTAATCAAGCTGCGTATGATCGCAGGGTTGAGCTGTGTGCGAATTCGCTGATTGGCCTTCTTGTTCTGAATAAGGGGGATACTCCGTGGAAGGTCGCCGAATTGAAGCAGACTTTAAACAAAATCTGGGGATTGAAGGAGCCTTAGAGGTTAATCTCTATAGGTAAGGGATATTTCCATGTTAACCTGGAGTCGAAGAACGCTAAGGCGCAGATACTAGCCAGCGGGGCAGTCAACACGAAGCCAGGAACTTTCCGCCTGCAGCCGTGGGTTCCGAATTTCGATCCTTTGACAGAAAAGTCTACACATGCTCAGGTATGGGTTCGCCTATACTCACTACCTTGGGAGTACTGGGATACTCAGATTTTGGATGATATTGCTAAAGGTATTGGTGGATTACTGCGCCTTGATGCTGCCACTCTGGATGGCGATTTTGGGCATTACGCTAGATTGCTCCTAGACGTTGATCTAGCTACAGAGCTGCCAGTCAAACTTGGTATTGAACGACACGGTAAGCAGCTATGGATAGAGGTCGTTTACGAACGATTACCCAGTTTCTGTCGAATCTTCTCCTGTATTGGGCATATGGCTTATGATTGTCGACATAACAGGAAGCCTATAGCAGAAAAAGTCAACTCAATCGCAGCTGCAACTGATAAAAAGAAACCGCAACCCCAACGGGTGAGCCGCCAACAGACAAAAGACACCGAGGTTCCGGTGATTGGAATAACGGCGCGTATTCTTACGGATTTAGAGCGACAGCCGTCGTCTACAACTCCTATGGCAGAAAAGTCGCCACCAGCGAGTGGGGGACTGGAGGCTAGCCCGCAGGCGGGGGGCAATGAATTGATTTATGACTCATCACCGGAGAGGCCTGGCTCACCTGGTAATTCCAATATCATTTCCCCCCCCCTCCCGTAAATCATGGGCTGATCAAGtggatgaggaagaagaggaggaagagggGACACAATGGGAAAAAGGTTACAAATAAGAAAACGAGAAGCATTAGCAAGGAGCCTAAGACTCACCCAAGGCCCAAGCGGGTCAATAAAATCCCACTCCGTTTTAAATGAATTTGTTATTCTGGAACTGCAGGGGCATCCTAAACCTGGATACGCAAAGGTACCTCTCTAACTTGTGTCTGTTACATAAGCCGGATATGCTTTGTCTTGCTGAACCAATGGTCACTTTTGATTCTATTCCGTCTTCATTTTGGTCGAGATTGGGTTACACTCTCCTGGGTAATAATGTGAAGGACCTGCCTTCTTTATGGGTTCTGTGTGCAAATAGATTTGTCAGTTCAGTTTCAATTACTATGTGTCATGAACAATTTGTGTTGCTTCAAACCCAGGCTATGGGTATTACTCATCATGTGTGTTTTGTCTATGGAAGTGTTTGGGCAAATAGAAGGTTGTCTCTCTATCAATGCATTCTTAACCAGAAAGGTCAAATTCCTGGCAATTGGATCATTTTAGGCGACTTCAATGCTATCCTTGGGGCTCATGAGAAAACTGGTCGGTCGCCAGCTAGCCGGCCGTGCAGGGACTTCCACTCATTTATTGATGATGGAAATTTGGTTGACGGGCAGTCAAATGGCCAATTTTACACTTGGTGCAATGGAAGGTCAGGAAGTGCAAGAGTTGAAAGCCGTCTGGACAGAGTTCTTCTTTCGTCAGATTTCCTTGATAATTGTTCCAGGTACGATATCGTTACTCTGGTCAGGCATCACTCAGATCACTGCCCTCTTTTATTCCGTAGTATGGAAACTCATCCTCGTTTTACACGTTTTCGGTTCCAAGAAATGTGGGTGACTCATCCCAACCTCCGCACTGTTATTAACCAGTTCTGGTCTTCTGAGCATCCGAGGTTACCACCGATGCAGCTCCTTAGTTACAAACTTAAAATGCTTCGTCCTATTCTCCGGAAATGGAACAGGGATGTCTTTGGATTGTTAGATGTGAATATAGCTTTGGCTTCTACTACTCTTGGCAATATCCAGGCTCAGATTTTGGGACAGGGATACAGTACTGAGCTTCAGCGGAAAGAATTAGAGGCTCATGCGCATCTTGAGGAGGAACTGCGCAGGAAGGAGATTCATTGCCGGGAGAAAAGCCGAATCAAATGGCTTAATGATGGAGATCGTAACACAACTTTCTTTCATCGAATTGCTTCTGCAAGGAAGGCCTCCTCTGGCATCACGGCTTTAAATATAGAGGGCGATCTGGTCACGGATTCTGAAGCTATCACGGGACACATTACTAATTTCTATGCAAGCCTTTTCGCCAATGAGGCAGCTGAGCCTCGTGATTTTACTCAGGTATATGAAGTCATTCCCAGATTGGTCACGGATGATGACAATTCTCTTTTAACCGCTTGCCCGACTATGGCTGAAGTTAGAACAACGGTTTTTGGCATGGATAAGAACAGCGCGCCGGGTCCGGACGGCTTCACGGGTTGTTGTTTTCAGAATTTCTGGAATATAGTTGGTTCGGATACCTATAATATGGTCAGAGCTTTTTTTAGCACTGGGATCATGCTACCCGGTCTCAATTCTAGCATTATGGCCCTCATTCCAAAATTAAGCAATGCCA of the Euphorbia lathyris chromosome 7, ddEupLath1.1, whole genome shotgun sequence genome contains:
- the LOC136235986 gene encoding uncharacterized protein, which codes for MAARRRPANLGIIGGGYGSGYGALNGGYSKGGIVRHTVVCKEKGSCYKKKLRCPAKCFTSYSRSGKGYGGDGGGGGCTMDCKKKCVAYC